The proteins below are encoded in one region of Sulfitobacter sp. SK012:
- a CDS encoding flagellar biosynthesis protein FlgN: MENEDMSGAMKSLDALLEAERAALLTGNLEALGEMVDQKEGLIGKLNDAMPDGSQSIADLRVKVERNQSLLNGAMDGIRSVAERIAALRKVRSSLDTYDADGRKCSVSIDRGGDIERRA; encoded by the coding sequence ATGGAGAATGAAGATATGAGCGGCGCAATGAAGTCACTTGATGCACTGTTAGAAGCGGAGCGCGCAGCCCTGCTCACGGGAAACCTCGAGGCACTTGGCGAAATGGTTGATCAGAAAGAAGGCCTGATCGGGAAGCTCAATGACGCAATGCCAGATGGCAGCCAATCCATCGCCGACCTCAGAGTAAAAGTTGAGCGGAACCAAAGCCTGCTAAATGGGGCGATGGATGGAATTCGTTCAGTCGCTGAACGGATCGCCGCTTTGCGTAAAGTGAGGAGTTCGCTTGATACTTACGATGCGGATGGTCGAAAATGCAGCGTTTCTATTGATCGAGGTGGCGATATCGAACGGCGAGCATGA
- a CDS encoding rod-binding protein, protein MTPIPPIATALPEPPRNTALYEAAQKLEATFLAEMLKSAGLGQTSESFGGGAGEDQFGSFLVQEQAMQMVRSGGIGLAESLYEALMEQNNGE, encoded by the coding sequence ATGACACCCATTCCCCCAATAGCCACGGCGCTCCCAGAGCCACCGCGCAACACGGCGCTATATGAAGCTGCGCAGAAATTGGAGGCGACCTTTTTGGCAGAAATGCTGAAGTCAGCGGGGCTTGGTCAGACGAGCGAGTCGTTTGGCGGCGGCGCTGGAGAAGATCAATTTGGGTCATTTCTTGTACAGGAACAGGCGATGCAGATGGTCCGTTCTGGCGGGATTGGCCTCGCAGAATCACTTTATGAAGCACTGATGGAGCAAAACAATGGAGAATGA
- a CDS encoding flagellar hook-length control protein FliK: protein MRPILTSPQAPTSAQEGGKNSKVLADEAHAYEKEDDFDFIFATLSEEAAAIDIGDQETALLPDSTLKISVPEGTPNSKHMDEIHSESLGDDIGANEETSEKIQLYTESGAPLGVRPVANQDAGFQPLKEQSAMSEEGHIKDVADSPLMVLATGKAMAMNGPIRSAITSDLSSQINPLNAGAPTTSSQSAVAIFPVTSSEGQQVNNIQKTQVPKPQEAVVPTSPRQETKTTESVLRLERSFPGSAQEVATQEIRPPNKPTVQSSLLPFGNNGVVEHARQHKSTLLSMIEPSSEASWEQPRHLSQTAHSTFNRPEIPTQVGRQIASALSNAQNKPVELALNPVELGRVRMTIASEDGGIVVHILAERADTLELMRRNIGQLGQEFQALGYESIAFSFGEGETQDGNRSADDNKGFPHGPELLDLDDNHSVVHLSHSADGGIDIRI, encoded by the coding sequence ATGCGCCCAATTCTTACGTCACCTCAGGCACCAACCTCTGCCCAAGAAGGCGGGAAAAACTCTAAAGTTTTGGCTGATGAAGCACATGCATATGAGAAGGAGGATGATTTTGACTTCATCTTCGCAACACTTAGCGAAGAGGCGGCCGCCATCGACATAGGTGATCAAGAAACTGCTCTGCTACCCGATTCAACACTGAAAATTTCTGTTCCCGAAGGCACGCCAAATTCAAAGCACATGGATGAAATTCATTCTGAGAGTCTTGGCGATGACATTGGTGCGAATGAAGAGACCTCAGAAAAAATACAATTATATACTGAAAGCGGCGCTCCTCTTGGCGTGAGACCAGTGGCCAACCAAGATGCAGGTTTTCAACCGCTGAAGGAGCAGAGCGCTATGTCTGAGGAGGGCCATATCAAAGACGTGGCTGACAGCCCTCTGATGGTACTAGCAACTGGCAAAGCCATGGCAATGAATGGCCCTATTCGTTCGGCTATAACCTCAGACCTTTCTAGCCAGATTAACCCACTAAATGCAGGTGCCCCTACAACTTCCTCTCAGAGCGCCGTTGCGATTTTTCCAGTGACTTCATCTGAAGGTCAGCAAGTCAACAACATTCAAAAAACTCAGGTTCCAAAACCACAAGAAGCTGTCGTTCCTACATCCCCGCGCCAAGAGACGAAAACCACCGAGTCTGTTCTACGCCTTGAGCGATCTTTCCCAGGCTCTGCACAAGAGGTTGCTACGCAGGAAATCAGGCCACCAAACAAGCCGACCGTGCAGTCCTCACTCCTTCCATTTGGGAACAATGGTGTGGTTGAACACGCTAGACAGCACAAAAGCACACTTCTTAGCATGATCGAGCCATCTTCGGAGGCTTCGTGGGAGCAACCACGCCATTTATCCCAAACAGCTCATTCTACATTTAACCGGCCAGAAATCCCAACTCAGGTTGGCCGGCAAATAGCTTCCGCGCTTTCGAACGCGCAGAATAAGCCCGTCGAGTTAGCCCTAAATCCGGTTGAGCTGGGCCGTGTGCGCATGACCATCGCATCAGAAGATGGCGGTATTGTTGTGCACATTCTTGCGGAACGCGCCGATACTCTTGAGTTAATGCGCCGAAATATTGGCCAACTTGGACAGGAATTTCAGGCCTTAGGCTATGAGAGCATCGCATTCTCATTTGGGGAAGGTGAAACGCAAGATGGCAACCGGTCTGCCGACGACAATAAAGGCTTCCCACACGGACCTGAGCTTTTAGATCTCGATGATAACCATTCAGTTGTTCATCTTTCACACTCCGCCGATGGCGGTATCGATATTCGCATCTAG
- a CDS encoding flagellar hook capping FlgD N-terminal domain-containing protein, whose protein sequence is MIAPTSFTSATATPIPRATPPEPTPVLTSDFETFLQMLTAQAKYQDPLEPIGSSEYAAQLAQFSMVEQQVLSNDLLTALTSQLGSGNMAQMANWIGMEARTTAPVKFDGAPITVNPNPVAVADDVQLVVYDVNGTEVQRQNIPVSSAPVEWAGVSEDGTPFTNGLYRFEVESRANGELLLAEPAETYARITEARVDGTDTLLILEGGTPVIASSVTGLREPA, encoded by the coding sequence ATGATCGCCCCAACTTCATTCACCAGCGCAACAGCCACACCAATTCCTAGAGCAACACCACCTGAACCTACACCAGTGCTTACCTCAGATTTTGAGACATTCCTACAGATGTTGACCGCCCAAGCGAAGTACCAAGACCCGCTTGAACCCATCGGTTCGTCGGAATATGCCGCTCAATTGGCTCAGTTTTCGATGGTTGAGCAGCAGGTTTTGTCGAATGATCTGCTGACCGCGCTAACTTCGCAATTGGGCTCCGGGAACATGGCGCAAATGGCCAATTGGATTGGGATGGAAGCGCGAACGACAGCACCAGTAAAGTTTGACGGTGCCCCGATAACAGTTAATCCGAACCCCGTGGCTGTCGCAGATGATGTGCAGCTCGTAGTTTATGACGTCAATGGTACTGAGGTGCAGCGACAGAATATTCCAGTGTCTTCGGCCCCGGTCGAATGGGCGGGCGTTTCCGAGGACGGCACACCCTTTACCAATGGGCTTTACCGGTTTGAGGTCGAAAGCCGCGCGAACGGGGAGTTGTTGCTCGCTGAACCTGCAGAAACCTATGCGCGCATCACCGAAGCTCGCGTTGACGGGACAGATACTCTATTAATCCTTGAGGGTGGCACACCTGTCATTGCAAGCAGCGTCACTGGTCTTCGAGAGCCCGCCTAG
- a CDS encoding NAD(P)/FAD-dependent oxidoreductase, producing MKRIFAPFAYSDAPRVKCWWDETAEPVARKVLEGDRDVDVAIIGAGFTGLSAALHLAEGGVRVAVLERRCVGWGASGRNGGFCCLGGSMLGSAALDAQFGRAGRMAYRASELAAIETVDELISRLNLDVDRHSQGETQLAHRPKDVSDLHAHAADIKDSYGLDSQVIEKQALAEHGMKGPFYGAVTVNAGFALNPRKYIDGLAKAAEDAGAVIYQDSEVSDFVRIGRRHQLETARGKITADKVIVATNGYSSEDLPLWLRGRYLPSQSNIIVTRPLTDDELAAQGWNSDQMSYDTRDLLHYFRLMPDRRFLFGMRGGVLTGAAAERRAYRAIRSDFEAMFPAWAEIETPYSWSGMVCLARDRLPFAGPIPAEDGLFVGMCYHGNGVAMGTYVGKLLASLAQGKKPEIPYPDAISRPLKRFELGAARRLIMPVAYAALMLADR from the coding sequence GTGAAGCGCATCTTTGCACCATTTGCCTATTCTGACGCTCCCCGCGTAAAATGTTGGTGGGACGAAACGGCGGAACCCGTCGCGCGTAAAGTACTTGAAGGCGACCGAGATGTAGATGTCGCCATCATCGGGGCGGGATTTACGGGCCTCTCCGCGGCTCTGCATCTCGCTGAGGGCGGCGTTCGCGTTGCGGTGCTAGAACGACGATGTGTCGGTTGGGGGGCTTCTGGTCGAAATGGAGGTTTTTGTTGCTTGGGTGGCAGTATGCTTGGGAGCGCCGCGCTTGATGCGCAGTTTGGACGGGCAGGGCGCATGGCCTACCGCGCGTCAGAATTGGCTGCGATTGAAACCGTCGATGAGCTGATTTCCCGCCTAAATTTGGATGTTGACCGGCATTCCCAAGGAGAGACGCAGCTTGCTCACCGTCCAAAAGACGTGTCTGATCTGCATGCGCACGCAGCTGATATCAAAGACAGCTATGGGCTGGATTCCCAAGTAATCGAGAAGCAAGCCTTGGCCGAGCATGGCATGAAGGGGCCATTCTATGGCGCGGTGACAGTAAATGCTGGCTTTGCGTTAAATCCACGAAAATATATAGATGGTCTTGCCAAGGCCGCCGAAGATGCCGGTGCAGTAATCTATCAAGATAGTGAAGTCAGCGATTTTGTACGAATCGGGCGGCGGCACCAGTTGGAAACGGCAAGGGGCAAGATTACCGCCGACAAGGTGATTGTGGCTACGAACGGTTACTCTTCCGAAGATTTGCCATTGTGGCTCCGCGGGCGGTATTTGCCGAGCCAATCGAACATCATTGTAACGCGCCCACTGACTGATGATGAGCTGGCCGCCCAAGGCTGGAACAGCGATCAGATGTCCTATGATACTCGTGATCTGTTGCATTATTTTCGGCTTATGCCAGATCGTCGGTTTCTCTTTGGGATGCGCGGTGGGGTTTTGACTGGGGCGGCAGCAGAACGCCGAGCGTATCGCGCGATCCGCTCGGATTTTGAAGCGATGTTTCCGGCTTGGGCCGAGATAGAGACACCTTACAGCTGGTCTGGCATGGTGTGTTTAGCCCGGGATAGATTGCCTTTTGCGGGTCCCATTCCCGCTGAGGACGGCCTGTTTGTCGGAATGTGCTATCATGGTAATGGGGTTGCGATGGGTACCTATGTTGGCAAATTATTGGCCAGCTTAGCTCAAGGTAAGAAACCTGAGATCCCTTATCCGGACGCAATCAGCAGACCGCTAAAACGTTTCGAGTTGGGCGCGGCGCGGCGCCTGATCATGCCCGTTGCCTATGCCGCGCTGATGCTCGCTGACCGCTAG
- a CDS encoding ABC transporter permease yields the protein MKRFSWFNVTSLTIGFAFLYLPMILLIVYSFNASKLVTVWAGFSTKWYGELLQNEAFLDAAWVTLKVAVISSSFATILGTMAAYVLVRGGRFLGRTLFSGMIYAPLVMPEVITGLSLLLLFISIGLDRGVVTIVLAHATFSMCYVSVVVSSRLVSFDRSLEEAALDLGCSPFDAFRLVTLPIIAPAVVAGWLLAFTLSLDDLVIASFVTGPSSTTLPIKIWSAVRLGVSPEINALSTLMIGIVAVGVISASLVSKRNSLRQQREERAAERPT from the coding sequence ATGAAACGGTTCAGTTGGTTCAATGTCACGTCACTCACGATTGGTTTTGCGTTTCTATATCTCCCAATGATTCTGTTGATTGTTTACAGCTTCAACGCGTCAAAATTGGTCACGGTTTGGGCAGGTTTCTCAACAAAATGGTACGGTGAGTTGCTCCAAAACGAGGCGTTTCTGGACGCGGCTTGGGTTACGCTAAAGGTTGCGGTGATCTCCTCTTCTTTCGCCACCATTCTTGGGACGATGGCAGCTTACGTTTTGGTGCGGGGCGGCCGGTTCTTGGGGCGCACGTTATTCTCTGGCATGATCTATGCGCCACTTGTCATGCCTGAAGTGATCACTGGTCTGTCATTGCTTTTGCTGTTCATCAGTATCGGCCTCGACCGTGGGGTCGTCACCATCGTACTAGCTCATGCGACGTTTTCGATGTGCTATGTTTCTGTTGTTGTGTCCTCTAGGTTGGTGAGTTTTGATCGCTCGTTAGAAGAAGCAGCGCTCGACCTTGGCTGTTCGCCTTTTGACGCGTTCCGTTTGGTCACACTGCCAATCATCGCACCTGCGGTTGTTGCGGGTTGGCTGCTGGCCTTTACGCTCAGCCTTGATGATTTAGTGATCGCGTCCTTCGTGACGGGCCCATCTTCAACCACCCTGCCGATCAAAATCTGGAGCGCGGTGCGCCTTGGGGTGTCGCCAGAAATTAATGCGCTTTCGACGCTGATGATCGGCATAGTAGCCGTTGGTGTGATAAGCGCCTCGTTGGTTTCAAAGCGTAATTCACTGCGCCAGCAACGCGAGGAACGCGCCGCAGAACGCCCAACGTGA
- a CDS encoding ABC transporter permease subunit, with translation MRRFTLIAVPYLWLLALFLVPFLIVFKISLSDIALAIPPYAPTMKDGLSEMLTALDFENFAFLTSDELYYKAYLSSLKIALISTLLTLLIGYPMAYGMARAPEEWRATLMMLVILPFWTSFLIRVYAWMGILSNEGLLNQFLLWLGLIDTPLTIMNTPTAVYIGIVYTYLPFMILPIYAALDRMDDSLIEAAEDLGCSRISAFWLVTVPLSKSGIIAGCFLVFIPALGEFVIPSLLGGSGTLMIGKVLFEEFFNNRDWPVASAVAVILLLILIIPIVLFQRNQQRQAEAET, from the coding sequence ATGCGCCGCTTTACCCTCATTGCTGTACCGTATCTGTGGCTTTTGGCGCTGTTCCTCGTTCCGTTTTTGATCGTTTTTAAGATTTCACTCTCGGACATAGCGCTGGCGATCCCACCTTATGCGCCGACGATGAAAGACGGGTTGAGCGAGATGCTCACGGCGCTTGATTTTGAGAACTTTGCGTTCCTAACCTCAGATGAACTCTACTACAAAGCCTACCTGAGCAGCCTTAAGATAGCGCTGATTTCAACACTCTTAACGTTGTTGATCGGGTATCCGATGGCCTACGGCATGGCTCGCGCACCCGAAGAATGGCGCGCGACGCTGATGATGTTGGTGATCCTGCCGTTCTGGACTTCGTTCCTGATCCGGGTCTACGCATGGATGGGTATCCTCAGCAACGAAGGGCTTTTGAACCAGTTTTTGCTCTGGCTGGGCCTGATTGATACACCGCTCACCATCATGAACACTCCAACGGCTGTCTACATTGGCATCGTCTATACCTATCTACCATTTATGATCCTGCCGATCTATGCCGCCCTAGACCGGATGGACGATAGCCTGATCGAAGCCGCCGAGGATCTTGGATGTTCTCGCATCTCCGCTTTCTGGTTGGTTACGGTGCCCCTGTCGAAATCGGGCATCATTGCGGGCTGCTTTTTGGTCTTTATCCCGGCGCTTGGGGAGTTCGTGATCCCATCGCTGCTTGGCGGGTCGGGGACTTTGATGATCGGTAAGGTTCTGTTCGAAGAGTTCTTCAATAACCGCGATTGGCCGGTGGCAAGTGCTGTGGCCGTGATCTTGCTGCTGATTTTGATCATCCCCATCGTGCTGTTTCAACGCAATCAGCAACGCCAAGCGGAGGCTGAAACATGA
- a CDS encoding ABC transporter ATP-binding protein, translated as MSEPVFAPWEDPNQEPLIRFQNVTKRFGDFVAIDDLTLDIYEKEFFALLGPSGCGKTTMMRMLGGFETASSGRIELAGQDIGPVPPNKRAVNMMFQSYALFPHLSIWDNIAFGLKRGAMSKADIDVRVAEMLKLTRLEKFARRKPHQISGGQRQRVALARSLAKAPKLLLLDEPLGALDKKLRQDTQFELMDIQETTGTTFVIVTHDQEEAMTVASRVAVMDEGRIIQVATPDGIYETPNSVYVADFIGDVNILKGTAKSSGKDEYYIDWAANQAPVLAVSAQPFSEDQECHLAIRPEKISITKERPADAQNTIEGKVLDIAYLGNLSTYYVELPGGQIIKAQTANTRRISRRSFTWEDNVWISWSATAGVLLER; from the coding sequence GTGAGTGAGCCTGTATTCGCCCCTTGGGAAGACCCAAACCAAGAGCCACTGATCCGCTTTCAGAATGTCACCAAGCGGTTCGGCGATTTTGTCGCCATCGACGACCTCACTCTTGATATCTATGAAAAGGAATTCTTTGCGCTGCTGGGGCCATCTGGCTGCGGTAAGACGACGATGATGCGGATGCTCGGTGGGTTTGAAACTGCCAGTTCAGGTCGGATTGAACTTGCTGGCCAAGACATCGGTCCGGTGCCGCCGAACAAGCGCGCAGTGAACATGATGTTCCAATCTTACGCGCTATTTCCGCATCTTAGTATTTGGGATAATATCGCCTTCGGCCTTAAACGTGGTGCCATGAGCAAGGCAGACATCGACGTGAGGGTGGCTGAAATGTTGAAGCTTACCCGTCTTGAGAAGTTCGCTCGGCGCAAGCCACACCAGATTTCCGGCGGACAACGGCAGCGTGTCGCACTGGCCCGCTCACTTGCCAAAGCGCCTAAACTTTTGCTGCTTGATGAACCACTTGGCGCGCTCGACAAAAAGCTGCGTCAGGACACCCAATTTGAATTAATGGACATTCAGGAAACCACTGGGACCACCTTTGTCATCGTTACCCATGATCAAGAAGAGGCGATGACCGTAGCTTCGCGTGTAGCTGTGATGGACGAGGGGCGCATCATTCAAGTTGCTACCCCAGACGGTATCTACGAGACTCCAAATTCGGTCTACGTCGCGGATTTCATTGGCGACGTGAACATCCTTAAGGGTACGGCTAAATCCTCGGGTAAAGATGAATACTACATCGACTGGGCAGCAAATCAGGCTCCAGTTCTTGCCGTTTCGGCCCAACCGTTTTCGGAGGACCAAGAATGCCATCTGGCGATCCGGCCTGAAAAAATCTCCATTACCAAGGAACGACCCGCGGACGCTCAAAATACGATCGAAGGAAAAGTGCTTGATATCGCCTATCTGGGTAACCTCAGTACTTACTATGTCGAGCTACCGGGGGGGCAGATTATCAAGGCTCAAACCGCCAACACCCGCCGCATATCCCGGCGCAGTTTCACCTGGGAAGACAACGTCTGGATCAGTTGGAGCGCGACTGCCGGCGTCCTGTTGGAGCGTTGA
- a CDS encoding polyamine ABC transporter substrate-binding protein: protein MVHSIFGGVAAAALLAGTAFADEVRVYNWSDYIEEELLAKFEEETGIQLIYDVFDSNEVLETKMLAGGSGYDVVVPSGTFLQRQISAGAFQKLDVSKLPNSQNMWQMVESRTEQYDPGNAYSVNYMWGTTGIGVNVGKVKEILGDDAPLDSLELVLNPDNMSKLGDCGVHFLDAPSEMIPMALKYIGENPDSHDPEVIAKAEEVLMKVRPYIQKFNSSEYINALANGDICVAVGWSGDILQARDRAAEAENGVEIAYHAAKEGAQMWFDQMAIPVDAPNPEAAHKFLNFIMDAQNMAAASNYVYYANGNLASQEFLVEDVIGDTAIYPDEATLENLFTTRPYDPKVQRVVTRLWTKIKSGT, encoded by the coding sequence ATGGTCCATTCCATTTTTGGCGGCGTTGCTGCGGCCGCTCTGCTGGCAGGCACGGCATTCGCCGACGAAGTCCGCGTTTACAACTGGTCTGATTATATCGAAGAAGAACTACTCGCTAAGTTCGAAGAAGAGACCGGCATCCAATTGATCTACGACGTCTTTGACAGCAACGAAGTGCTGGAGACCAAAATGCTTGCCGGTGGTTCAGGCTATGACGTTGTGGTGCCATCGGGCACGTTCCTGCAACGCCAGATTTCTGCTGGCGCGTTCCAGAAACTCGACGTGTCCAAACTGCCGAACAGTCAGAACATGTGGCAAATGGTTGAGAGCCGCACAGAGCAGTATGACCCCGGCAATGCGTATTCCGTAAACTACATGTGGGGCACGACCGGCATCGGCGTGAACGTGGGCAAGGTGAAGGAGATCCTAGGTGACGATGCCCCCTTGGATTCGCTTGAGCTGGTATTGAACCCAGACAACATGTCCAAGCTTGGCGATTGTGGCGTGCATTTCCTTGATGCACCGTCAGAGATGATCCCAATGGCGCTGAAATATATCGGCGAGAACCCTGACAGCCACGACCCCGAAGTCATCGCCAAAGCCGAAGAAGTGCTGATGAAGGTTCGCCCGTATATCCAGAAATTCAATAGTTCTGAGTATATCAACGCGCTGGCCAACGGTGACATCTGCGTTGCTGTGGGTTGGTCTGGTGACATCCTACAGGCACGAGATCGCGCAGCAGAAGCTGAAAATGGTGTGGAAATCGCCTACCACGCGGCCAAAGAGGGCGCGCAAATGTGGTTCGATCAGATGGCAATTCCAGTTGATGCGCCAAACCCAGAAGCGGCCCATAAGTTCTTGAACTTTATTATGGATGCGCAAAACATGGCTGCGGCGTCGAACTATGTTTATTACGCAAATGGCAACCTCGCGAGCCAAGAGTTCTTGGTCGAAGATGTGATCGGCGATACCGCGATTTATCCCGATGAGGCCACGCTCGAGAACTTGTTTACAACTCGGCCCTACGATCCAAAGGTGCAGCGTGTTGTGACGCGCCTATGGACCAAGATCAAATCTGGCACCTAA
- a CDS encoding GntR family transcriptional regulator, translated as MPLKTKDAPIKPTAHQQVYEVLRAQILFGDLAPGQAVTIQGLIATLDAGMTPVREGLRRLVSEGALLQQDNRRISVPVLSPECVDELGFIRKTLEPELARRASQRMTIERSANLRRIDDALNDAIRQGDVGNYLTQNYLFHAEIYRLAEAPIMAATVDRLWLRFGPSLRVVCGRFGTQNLPDKHVDMLTAFEADDPSAAAQAMAEDVDQGMKQIAAALSSSD; from the coding sequence ATGCCTCTCAAAACCAAGGACGCGCCGATCAAACCAACTGCCCATCAGCAGGTGTATGAGGTGCTGCGCGCGCAGATTCTATTTGGTGATCTGGCACCTGGCCAGGCCGTCACGATACAAGGCCTGATTGCCACGCTTGACGCTGGCATGACGCCAGTGCGCGAAGGACTGCGTCGGTTGGTCTCAGAAGGGGCTCTTTTGCAGCAAGATAACCGACGGATCAGCGTACCTGTTTTATCACCCGAATGTGTGGATGAGCTTGGTTTCATACGAAAAACCCTGGAACCAGAGCTGGCGCGGCGCGCATCACAGCGGATGACGATCGAAAGGTCCGCCAATCTGCGCCGCATCGACGACGCGCTGAATGACGCGATCCGGCAGGGCGATGTGGGGAATTATCTTACCCAAAATTACCTGTTTCACGCCGAGATTTACCGGTTGGCCGAAGCCCCTATTATGGCCGCGACTGTTGACCGTCTTTGGCTTCGATTTGGTCCCTCACTCCGTGTAGTTTGTGGGCGGTTCGGCACCCAAAATTTACCCGACAAACATGTCGACATGCTGACCGCATTTGAGGCAGACGATCCGTCAGCCGCGGCGCAGGCCATGGCAGAGGATGTCGATCAAGGCATGAAACAGATCGCAGCCGCTCTGAGCAGCAGCGACTAG
- a CDS encoding aspartate aminotransferase family protein, protein MTTITNHLPTTELQALDAAHHMHPFTTNDELAAKGARVITRAKGVYLTDSDGNEILDGMAGLWCVNVGYGREDIVNAAARQMLELPYYNTFFMTTHVPAIALANELAKLAPDDLNHVFFAGSGSEANDTNIRMVRTYWAQKGQPEKSHIISRKNAYHGSSVGSGSLGGMTYMHEQGGMPIPGIHHIGQPDWWAEGSDHTPEAFGLARAQELEAKILELGADKVAAFIGEPVQGAGGVIVPPSTYWPEIQRICDKYDVLIIADEVICGFGRTGNWFGSQTMGIKPHIMTIAKGLSSGYAPIGGSIVCDKVAEVIGACEFNHGYTYSGHPVCAAVALENLRILQEENVIDHVNNVAGPALKSGLEKLAAEHPLVGGLNISGMMASLPLSPHKESRAKFASDAGTVGFMCRERCFANNLIMRHVGDRMIISPPLVITAEEIDVFMTRAKKALDETYTALKEQDMLKAAS, encoded by the coding sequence ATGACAACGATAACAAATCATCTGCCAACGACCGAACTGCAGGCGCTAGATGCCGCGCATCATATGCACCCTTTTACCACAAATGACGAGTTAGCAGCCAAGGGCGCGCGGGTCATAACGCGGGCCAAGGGTGTGTATCTGACAGATAGCGACGGCAATGAAATTCTTGACGGTATGGCCGGCCTTTGGTGTGTAAATGTTGGGTACGGGCGCGAAGACATAGTCAACGCTGCTGCACGACAGATGCTTGAGCTTCCTTACTACAACACCTTTTTTATGACGACCCATGTGCCCGCCATCGCACTGGCAAACGAGTTGGCAAAGCTGGCACCAGACGATTTGAACCACGTGTTCTTTGCCGGTTCAGGCTCCGAAGCAAACGACACCAACATTCGAATGGTCCGCACCTACTGGGCCCAAAAGGGCCAACCTGAGAAGTCCCATATCATCAGCCGCAAAAACGCATACCACGGATCCTCTGTTGGGTCCGGTAGCTTGGGCGGGATGACCTACATGCACGAACAGGGAGGCATGCCGATCCCCGGCATTCACCACATCGGACAACCCGATTGGTGGGCCGAAGGGAGCGATCACACACCCGAAGCCTTTGGTCTTGCCCGGGCGCAAGAACTTGAGGCGAAGATTCTTGAACTAGGTGCGGACAAAGTCGCTGCCTTTATCGGTGAACCCGTGCAGGGTGCGGGCGGCGTAATCGTACCGCCCTCAACGTATTGGCCCGAAATTCAGCGCATATGTGACAAATACGATGTGCTGATCATCGCGGATGAAGTGATCTGCGGCTTTGGTCGGACCGGCAACTGGTTCGGATCCCAGACCATGGGAATCAAGCCGCACATCATGACCATCGCAAAGGGCCTATCCTCAGGTTATGCGCCAATTGGCGGGTCGATTGTGTGTGACAAGGTCGCGGAAGTTATCGGAGCTTGCGAATTTAATCATGGGTACACCTATTCCGGCCACCCAGTTTGTGCTGCTGTCGCCTTGGAAAACCTGCGTATTCTGCAAGAAGAGAATGTCATTGATCACGTGAACAATGTCGCGGGCCCCGCGTTGAAATCTGGGTTGGAAAAGCTGGCGGCGGAACACCCATTGGTTGGCGGGTTGAACATCTCGGGTATGATGGCCTCCCTGCCCCTAAGCCCGCATAAAGAAAGCCGCGCCAAGTTTGCAAGCGACGCAGGCACCGTTGGCTTCATGTGTCGCGAGCGTTGTTTTGCCAATAATCTGATAATGCGCCATGTGGGGGATCGCATGATCATTTCGCCCCCCCTCGTCATCACGGCCGAAGAGATCGACGTCTTTATGACTCGCGCAAAAAAGGCATTGGACGAGACATATACCGCCCTCAAAGAGCAAGATATGCTCAAGGCAGCATCTTGA